TCCCGCCATGGTGGCGCAAAACATGAGTTGGGATAATACGGATTTTCTAAAGCAGATCTCGGATTCTCGTGGGTTGCACCAAAACAATCCTTTATTAGTCGAAAAGTTTGAAAAGGAAATGTCGCCTACGGCATCCTTGTATTTTGCCGCAGGGACTTCGCGTCTTTACGACCGCGCCGTGATCAGTTTTCACGATGTCAGTGCCGAAGCCGTTGCGGAAAATCTTTTTAAAAAAATCGGCCTGACCTCGCACGAAGGATGGCAGCAGTTGGCCAGCACAAACATGTGCCATTGGTCAGCCATTAAAATGTTCCGGCATTGGTGGGAGCCGACGCCGACCCAGGATCAGCTGCGGGGCCTGTTGATTGTAGGATTGAATCTTTTGAATACAAAAGACTTTGCCAAGCTAATGATATCTTCGTATGAAGAGGTAAAAGCACAGCAAAGTTGGGATGTGTGACGCAAGGTAAAGACCGCTTTATCATTCTTAGAAAAATCAAATATTCGGAAGCCGATTTGATTCTGCACGCCTTGTCGCCGGTGGGGGAAAAGCTGTCATTCATCGCTCGAGGCGCGCTGAAAAGTAAAAAGCGTTTTGGTGGGGGCGTCTTAGAACCCACGCATTTCGTCAGTTTCACTTATAAGCAAGCGGAACAGGGACAATTGAATGTTCTTCAGGAAGCGACCTTGTTGAACGATTTTCCCGGACTGCGCCAGGATTATGATCGATTGGAACTGGCACTTCATATGATTGATTGTGTAAGCAAGGTCAGTCAGGAAGGCGACAAGTCCTCTGAATTTCTTTTCAATTTACTGGGGAATGCGTTGAAGACAGCAGAGATCGCCAAAGACCCTCTGGTTTTAAAAATGCATTTCTATATTAAGTTTCTTTTGCAGCAAGGGGTCGTCAATGCAGAGCCCTGGATGGCGCCTTTCTTTAAAGCCAATCTGGCAGAGACCGACAGACTTCTGACCTATCGTGAACTTGTTGATGAAGAACTTCGCAATGTCGAAGCTATGATCCGTCACTATCTTGAGCATGCAACGCTTTAGTTATTTGCGTTTGCCTAAAGGATGCATGCTTTCCATGGTTCTCGCTAATTGATCAATGCCCAGATGCGTGTACTTTTCGGTGGCCTGCAGACTCTCATGACCTAAAAGCTCTTGCAGGGTTCGCAGGTTAGCGCCACTTGAAAGAAGATGAGTGGCAAAACTATGGCGAAGAGCATGAGGGTGCAACGGTTTCAGAAGGCCGGCTCGCTGGCCGCTGATTTTTACCATGTCATAAGCGGTGCGGGGATTTAGGGGCTCTTCGCCAAAAACAAATTCGCTAAAACCACTTTGCTTTTTCCATGCTTGTAAAGCTTGAATGGTCAATGAGGGCAGGGCGATCACTCGTTCCTTGGAGCCTTTTCCCGTTACGCGAAGAACTTTCTGTGAAGTGAAAACCTGGGCCCATTTGAGCTGACACGCTTCACTCACCCGCAGGCCTCCACCATAAAGCAACAAGAAGAGTACTTTCTCTTTTAGTGAAGCTTCGGCGCCGGTATTAAAACTTTTAAGAACAGCCAAAGCTTCATCCACACTCAGGAAATGCGGAATTTTTTTGGGAACTCGAGGACAGGTGATTTGCAGTGAAAGGTCTCGTTCTGTAAGACCCTCGGCAAAGGCCCAGGAAAAAAAGCTCTTCAGGGTGGCCGCTTTGCGATTGCGGGAGGCTAAAGAAAGGTGAGCCCACTGATTGAATGCGCCCCGAGCAGTTGCCAGGAGTTCAGCCTCCGACAAAGAAGATGAGGATTTTTCGTAATTAAAAGCCTGCCTCAGATCTAAACTATAGTGTTTGATGGTTAACGGCGAAGCTGACTTCACAAAAGTCATGAATTTCAAATATTTATCAATGTTTTCGGCCAACTTAAACGGCTGTCCCATGATGCTGAAATCCTATTGGTTGAAGCCTGCGCCCTAAAAAAAATCTAACGCCATGCAAAATTTTACTTGCAAAACTTACACGACCAAAGTTATAACTCAATGCGTTGCTGCGGTGTATCAGAACGAGATATTCAATCTGAGACACCCACCCAGATTTTTAAGTACGTTACCGAAAGGTGGAACCCATGAACGATAACAACTCTACGATCTTGCCCTCTTCTCAGAATGCAAATCAAGTGATGTGGAATACAAATACAACTTCCAAAGTTTTGGAAAACAAGACTATCGTCTACCAATCTGAGGTGATGGGAAGCTTGATGAAGATGATCGACCGCGTGGCGCCTTCAACGGCGAACATCTTGGTTCTTGGTGAGTCTGGAACAGGGAAGGAACTTATCGCTCGTTCTATCCACGATCGTTCTAATCGTAAAAACAAAGCTTTCGTAGCAATCAACTGCGGTGCTCTTCGCGAGACTCTTCTTGAGTCAGAACTTTTCGGTCATGAAAAAGGATCATTCACGGGCGCTTATACTCGTAAAATCGGTTTGGCTGAAGCGGCCAACGGCGGAACGTTGTTCCTGGATGAAATCGGTGAGTTGGATCCTGCTATCCAGGCAAAACTTCTGCGCTTCATCCAAGAAGGTGAAATCTATCGTGTGGGTGGTAAAGACCCTATCAAAGTTGATATCCGTTTGATCTGTGCAACGAACAGAGAATTGGATCAAGAGGTAATCAAAGGCAATTTCCGTGAAGACTTGTTCTATCGTATCAATACGATCGTGGTTAGTGCTCCGCCTCTTCGTCGTCGTAAAGAAGACATCCCGGCGTTGATCAACCACTTCTTGAACAACTCGCAACATGCCTATCTGAACCGTGGTCGTTCTGTGAATGAAGAAGCGATGAAAGCTTTGGTTCGTTATGACTGGCCGGGAAATATTCGTGAACTTCAAAACGTGTGCGAAAGACTGCAGATCCTTTCTGATGGCCACATGATTATGTTGAACGATATTCCCGAGAATATCCGCAACGGCGAGGCTGAAAAGGACGTGATCGAGTACGATCCTGGTATGACTTTACACGATCTAGAGAAGCGTTATATCTTAAAAGCTCTAGCGCACTTTGGCGGTAATAAAACTCAAGCGGCCAACAACTTGGGTATTACGATCAAAACTCTTTATAACAAACTTCATGAGTACGGCGAGTTTGAAAAATTCGCGGTTCACACGAAGCCCATGAAATAAGAATTAAATAGAACGTTACTAGCTGGCCCGAGGTGGTTTTCTCTCTTCCCACCTCGGGCTTTTTTTTGCCCAAAGGTTCTCTTGAAGAACGTCACCCTGTAAAAAGCCTAAGCAGTCACAGTCGCTTAAAAGTGTATTAATTCGAGATGGCGTGGTCCTGCTCTTGCAATTCCTTCTCGTGGATTAAGAGGTTTATATGAAACTCGTTTTAGGCATGTGGCTCTCAGTTTTGTTCTTATCTGTGAATGCAAATGCTTACGTCGTTGCCGATGATGACAGCGATTCCAGCATTTATGTAGACGAAGATACAATGTCGTACCAACAGCGTGAATGTTCTGATTTCCTCTATCAGAACCTTAGCACAATGTCGTCTAAAACGGATGTTGCCTGTACTCGGGGCCGCACAGATATGCGTTTCCAGGATTGCACCATCTACTTGACTAAACATTTGAACAGCCGCGCCTTTGATAAGAACGGCTATCCTCATAAGAAAAACGTTATTTACGCGGCCGAAGCTTGTTTGAATACCAATTCATTTGAGGTGGCCGTATGCGCCTCAGAACTTTTCCTTCGTGGTGGTCTTTATGTTTCTAATCCGCGAGACGCCACAGATGCGATGCGAATTTGCAGCACCCCTCAGGCCGCCTTGGTTAAGAACTGTGTGATTAATAAAGCGGACCGCGGCCAATATGGTGTTCAGCAGGCGATGAAATGCGTGGAAGAGTATGATCCCGAAATTAAAGCGCGCCGCGAGGCTCAGCGTCGGGCGGAGCAGGAACGTCTCGAAGCGCAAAGAATCGCAGAACAGCGTAAGATCGAAGCTCAGCGTCGAGCGGAAGAACAACGCCGCCAAAATCAAGAGCAGGTTCGCAAACAGGAAGAGCTAAGAAAACAAGAAGAAGCTCGTAAGCAAGAAGAAAAACGCCAACAGGACGCTCAGAAGGGAACGAAGACGGAAGAGCCAGGAGTCATTCCTCCTCCTCCAACGGCGACTATCGAAGACTTGCCGGCTTTTGAAGAATAAAAATAAAAAACCCACAGTTTCAGCTGTGGGTTTTTTACTTAAAGCCCTACCAGGAATTTATTTATCGTAAAGCTTCGCATAGACCTGCACAAAACGAATGGCCTTTTTCTTTAAAAACTCTTCAGACTCTTCGTGCAGAATATGATCAAAGAAGAAAACTCCATCCAGAAAAGAATCAATGTGTTCGCAAACTTCGGTAAGATCCACGCCAGGTTTCAATCTTCCGTCTTGTATTAGAAGTTGAACACGCTCGAGAAGTTTTGGATCGATCGTTAAGGGGATTGTTTCACGGACCTTCTTTTTAAATTTTCTATCAACTAAAGCTTGAGAAAAAACAATTCGCGCAAAATCTTCGTGCATACACCCTTGTTGCATGCGGTAAGTGACATACAGCTCAAGTTCTTCCGACAAAGTTTTTTGCGGAGGATAGGGAAGAGCCTCGTGAGTCATTTGTTCCAGGAATTTTTCAATGATAGCGACAAGCAGACCTTCTTTTCCATCGAAGTAGCGACCAATGAGCGACTCATTGACGTCGGCTTTCTTGGCAATCATCTTCGTCGTGGCCCCATTAAAACCATGTTTGGCAAAGGTCTCAAGACCCGCCTGAATCAGGCGTTCTTCTGAAGCCGATCGATCTCTTTTTTTGCCCTTTATTTGAGCAGGACTTTCGTCGCCGGGGGTCTTTAATTGAGATGTTTCACTCATTGATAATCTCCTGACAATTGCCTAACTATATGAAAACTCTTGTCTTTATATAATGTATCATAAGCCTTTAGAGGACGCAAGAAAGTAATTGATTGCATACTTAAGCGTCTTCCGCTACTTTAAGTATGTAAGCGATTACATAACGGAGTTATGAAATGAAAAGATCCGATTTATTAAACGTTGCAAGCTTCTCGTTGATTCTTGCCGCCACCCTGGTTGGAAATTCGGCGTCCGCCATGAATCTGAACGAGTACTTAGAGCAAGTGAAACAACATAGTTTAGGGTACAAAGCCAGCTCTGAGCAGGCCGAAGCTTCGCAGTTGAAAGCCCGTGAAGCTGACCTGTTCTTTACGCCGCGCCTTTTTGCGAATGCCAGAATTGGCTACGATGGCAAAGAGCCTTTTGCCTCAACCATTTCTTATGATGAGTTGAAAATGCAGAACTACTCTTTGGGTTTATCTCAAGAGTTTAACTTTGGTCTGCAGACAAAACTATCTTACGCCATGGACCGCACTGAAGTTGTCGGTGCCAGTCTTCCTGCCGGCGTTCCCAACAGTTTTTGGGATGCGACGCCACT
This genomic interval from Bdellovibrio sp. ArHS contains the following:
- the recO gene encoding DNA repair protein RecO, with amino-acid sequence MTQGKDRFIILRKIKYSEADLILHALSPVGEKLSFIARGALKSKKRFGGGVLEPTHFVSFTYKQAEQGQLNVLQEATLLNDFPGLRQDYDRLELALHMIDCVSKVSQEGDKSSEFLFNLLGNALKTAEIAKDPLVLKMHFYIKFLLQQGVVNAEPWMAPFFKANLAETDRLLTYRELVDEELRNVEAMIRHYLEHATL
- a CDS encoding tyrosine-type recombinase/integrase yields the protein MGQPFKLAENIDKYLKFMTFVKSASPLTIKHYSLDLRQAFNYEKSSSSLSEAELLATARGAFNQWAHLSLASRNRKAATLKSFFSWAFAEGLTERDLSLQITCPRVPKKIPHFLSVDEALAVLKSFNTGAEASLKEKVLFLLLYGGGLRVSEACQLKWAQVFTSQKVLRVTGKGSKERVIALPSLTIQALQAWKKQSGFSEFVFGEEPLNPRTAYDMVKISGQRAGLLKPLHPHALRHSFATHLLSSGANLRTLQELLGHESLQATEKYTHLGIDQLARTMESMHPLGKRK
- a CDS encoding sigma-54 dependent transcriptional regulator yields the protein MNDNNSTILPSSQNANQVMWNTNTTSKVLENKTIVYQSEVMGSLMKMIDRVAPSTANILVLGESGTGKELIARSIHDRSNRKNKAFVAINCGALRETLLESELFGHEKGSFTGAYTRKIGLAEAANGGTLFLDEIGELDPAIQAKLLRFIQEGEIYRVGGKDPIKVDIRLICATNRELDQEVIKGNFREDLFYRINTIVVSAPPLRRRKEDIPALINHFLNNSQHAYLNRGRSVNEEAMKALVRYDWPGNIRELQNVCERLQILSDGHMIMLNDIPENIRNGEAEKDVIEYDPGMTLHDLEKRYILKALAHFGGNKTQAANNLGITIKTLYNKLHEYGEFEKFAVHTKPMK
- a CDS encoding TetR/AcrR family transcriptional regulator — protein: MSETSQLKTPGDESPAQIKGKKRDRSASEERLIQAGLETFAKHGFNGATTKMIAKKADVNESLIGRYFDGKEGLLVAIIEKFLEQMTHEALPYPPQKTLSEELELYVTYRMQQGCMHEDFARIVFSQALVDRKFKKKVRETIPLTIDPKLLERVQLLIQDGRLKPGVDLTEVCEHIDSFLDGVFFFDHILHEESEEFLKKKAIRFVQVYAKLYDK